The Accipiter gentilis chromosome 14, bAccGen1.1, whole genome shotgun sequence genome contains a region encoding:
- the NEUROD6 gene encoding neurogenic differentiation factor 6 isoform X2, with the protein MCRKFSRESDDQKQMKNPESFSKQIVLRGKNIKRSPGEDTEKEEEEEEREEEDENGLPRRRGLRKKKTSKIRMERIKFRRQEANARERNRMHGLNDALDNLRKVVPCYSKTQKLSKIETLRLAKNYIWALSEILRIGKRPDLLTFVQNLCKGLSQPTTNLVAGCLQLNARSFLMGQAGEGAHHTRSPYSTFYPPYHSPELGTPPGHGTLDNSKSMKPYNYCSAYESFYESTSPECASPQFEGPLSPPPINYNGIFSLKQEESLDYGKNYNYGMHYCAVPPRGPLGQSSMFRLPTESHFPYDLHLRSQSLTMQDELNAVFHN; encoded by the coding sequence ATGTGCAGAAAGTTTTCCAGAGAAAGTGATGaccaaaagcaaatgaagaacCCAGAAAGCTTTTCGAAGCAGATTGTGCTCCGAGGAAAGAACATTAAAAGATCTCCTGGTGAAGACacggaaaaagaggaggaggaggaagagagagaagaggaggatgagaaTGGCTTGCCTAGGCGAAGGGGTCTtcggaaaaaaaagacaagcaagaTAAGGATGGAAAGGATCAAATTCAGGCGACAAGAAGCCAATGCTAGAGAGAGGAACCGGATGCATGGCCTTAATGACGCCCTGGACAATTTAAGGAAAGTGGTCCCTTGTTATTCTAAAACACAAAAACTGTCCAAAATAGAAACTTTAAGACTAGCCAAGAACTACATTTGGGCTCTTTCTGAAATCCTCCGAATTGGCAAGAGACCCGACCTGCTCACCTTCGTCCAAAACTTGTGCAAGGGTCTGTCCCAGCCAACTACAAACTTGGTGGCGGGATGCCTCCAGCTGAATGCCAGAAGTTTTCTGATGGGCCAGGCAGGCGAAGGTGCCCATCACACCCGCTCGCCCTACTCCACCTTCTACCCCCCCTACCACAGCCCCgagctcggcacccccccgggGCACGGGACTCTCGACAACTCCAAGTCCATGAAACCTTACAATTACTGCAGCGCTTACGAGTCCTTCTATGAAAGCACTTCCCCCGAGTGCGCCAGCCCACAGTTTGAAGGTCCCTTAAGTCCTCCCCCAATTAACTATAATGGGATATTTTCCCTGAAGCAAGAAGAAAGCTTGGACTATGGCAAAAATTACAATTATGGCATGCATTACTGTGCAGTGCCACCCAGGGGTCCCCTTGGGCAGAGCTCTATGTTCAGGTTGCCTACAGAGAGCCACTTCCCTTACGACTTACATCTGCGCAGCCAGTCTCTCACCATGCAAGATGaattaaatgcagtttttcataattaa
- the NEUROD6 gene encoding neurogenic differentiation factor 6 isoform X1, with protein sequence MLTLPFDESVVMPESQMCRKFSRESDDQKQMKNPESFSKQIVLRGKNIKRSPGEDTEKEEEEEEREEEDENGLPRRRGLRKKKTSKIRMERIKFRRQEANARERNRMHGLNDALDNLRKVVPCYSKTQKLSKIETLRLAKNYIWALSEILRIGKRPDLLTFVQNLCKGLSQPTTNLVAGCLQLNARSFLMGQAGEGAHHTRSPYSTFYPPYHSPELGTPPGHGTLDNSKSMKPYNYCSAYESFYESTSPECASPQFEGPLSPPPINYNGIFSLKQEESLDYGKNYNYGMHYCAVPPRGPLGQSSMFRLPTESHFPYDLHLRSQSLTMQDELNAVFHN encoded by the coding sequence ATGTTAACACTACCGTTTGATGAGTCTGTTGTAATGCCAGAATCCCAGATGTGCAGAAAGTTTTCCAGAGAAAGTGATGaccaaaagcaaatgaagaacCCAGAAAGCTTTTCGAAGCAGATTGTGCTCCGAGGAAAGAACATTAAAAGATCTCCTGGTGAAGACacggaaaaagaggaggaggaggaagagagagaagaggaggatgagaaTGGCTTGCCTAGGCGAAGGGGTCTtcggaaaaaaaagacaagcaagaTAAGGATGGAAAGGATCAAATTCAGGCGACAAGAAGCCAATGCTAGAGAGAGGAACCGGATGCATGGCCTTAATGACGCCCTGGACAATTTAAGGAAAGTGGTCCCTTGTTATTCTAAAACACAAAAACTGTCCAAAATAGAAACTTTAAGACTAGCCAAGAACTACATTTGGGCTCTTTCTGAAATCCTCCGAATTGGCAAGAGACCCGACCTGCTCACCTTCGTCCAAAACTTGTGCAAGGGTCTGTCCCAGCCAACTACAAACTTGGTGGCGGGATGCCTCCAGCTGAATGCCAGAAGTTTTCTGATGGGCCAGGCAGGCGAAGGTGCCCATCACACCCGCTCGCCCTACTCCACCTTCTACCCCCCCTACCACAGCCCCgagctcggcacccccccgggGCACGGGACTCTCGACAACTCCAAGTCCATGAAACCTTACAATTACTGCAGCGCTTACGAGTCCTTCTATGAAAGCACTTCCCCCGAGTGCGCCAGCCCACAGTTTGAAGGTCCCTTAAGTCCTCCCCCAATTAACTATAATGGGATATTTTCCCTGAAGCAAGAAGAAAGCTTGGACTATGGCAAAAATTACAATTATGGCATGCATTACTGTGCAGTGCCACCCAGGGGTCCCCTTGGGCAGAGCTCTATGTTCAGGTTGCCTACAGAGAGCCACTTCCCTTACGACTTACATCTGCGCAGCCAGTCTCTCACCATGCAAGATGaattaaatgcagtttttcataattaa